The following are encoded together in the Daucus carota subsp. sativus chromosome 5, DH1 v3.0, whole genome shotgun sequence genome:
- the LOC108222749 gene encoding F-box protein At3g07870, with protein MDFSMEKPTKKTDCEEDEHRRGIDSLPDEITLDIFSRLSVTSLMQSRFVCRYWKNFSFDRNLASLHLSQAVKRDPLLIFHSDFPIRNQLCFAEFSGTDDDAQGIVKKISTPFSASMPEFTVVSSCNGLLCLFDSLYKDAVYIYNPFTRDYKELPKTRQYDEETVVCGFGYHPETNQYKVVKIVYYWIVNFGYPRAHSRIRMSRNSKSEVFVLSLGGNAWRNIGEAPYFIQRRPQGALFTCGRLHWQTQGWFKNVRGFVIISFDLADETFHEIPRPDFSRIADGHRYHLADLKGCLSAIVYICRSKELEIWVMREYNVKESWIKEFRIGANIPDSPSTKLLQPFRMWRNSLHRALVRILCILENGEILMEYSVGRLALCDVLSGTYKDITFKGMPSIFQTVVHVGSLNLIDFPVICNM; from the coding sequence ATGGATTTTAGCATGGAGAAACCAACTAAGAAAACAGATTGCGAAGAAGACGAGCATAGAAGAGGGATTGATAGTTTGCCTGATGAAATCACGCTTGATATATTTTCCAGGCTTTCAGTAACATCTTTAATGCAGTCCAGGTTTGTCTGCAGATACTGGAAAAACTTTTCATTTGATCGAAATCTTGCCAGCTTGCATCTGTCTCAGGCTGTGAAACGCGATCCTTTGCTCATCTTTCACAGTGATTTTCCTATTCGAAACCAGCTTTGTTTTGCGGAGTTTTCTGGTACTGATGATGATGCTCAAGGAATTGTGAAGAAGATTAGTACTCCTTTTTCTGCTTCTATGCCAGAGTTTACTGTTGTCAGTTCTTGTAATGGATTATTGTGCCTATTCGATTCCTTGTACAAGGATGCTGTTTATATTTACAATCCTTTCACTAGGGATTACAAGGAGCTGCCAAAAACAAGGCAATATGATGAAGAAACTGTTGTCTGTGGATTCGGATATCATCCTGAAACTAACCAGTACAAGGTTGTTAAGATAGTCTACTACTGGATCGTCAATTTTGGATATCCCCGTGCTCATAGTAGGATCAGGATGTCGCGTAATTCAAAATCTGAAGTTTTTGTACTCAGTTTAGGAGGCAACGCGTGGAGAAATATTGGTGAAGCACCTTACTTTATTCAAAGGAGGCCACAGGGAGCTCTTTTTACTTGCGGAAGGCTTCATTGGCAAACTCAAGGGTGGTTTAAAAATGTTCGCGGCTTTGTCATTATTTCATTTGATCTAGCAGATGAAACGTTCCATGAGATTCCACGACCTGATTTTAGTAGAATTGCTGATGGCCACAGGTATCACTTAGCTGACCTAAAAGGATGCCTTTCTGCAATAGTATACATATGCAGATCGAAAGAGCTGGAGATATGGGTTATGAGAGAGTATAATGTGAAAGAGTCTTGGATCAAAGAGTTCAGAATTGGAGCTAATATACCAGACTCACCCTCTACGAAGCTGCTACAACCATTTCGGATGTGGAGAAACAGTTTACACAGGGCACTGGTTCGAATTctatgcattttagaaaatggTGAGATCTTGATGGAGTACAGTGTTGGAAGGTTGGCTTTGTGTGATGTGCTAAGTGGAACATATAAAGACATAACATTCAAGGGAATGCCGAGCATTTTTCAGACTGTTGTGCATGTAGGAAGCCTGAACCTGATCGATTTCCCGGTTATTTGTAATATGTAA
- the LOC108221872 gene encoding F-box protein At3g07870-like — protein sequence MDSFMKKPSKKRNGIDRLPTEIALDIFSRLSITSLMQCRFVCRSWQNLLHDRNLVSLHLSQVEERDPLLIFHSDFPIRNQLCFAEFSGADDDAQGIVKKISIPFSASMPEFTVVGSCNGLLCLCDSLYNDAIYIYNPFTNYYKELPKNRQYEDEIVLCGFGYHPETKQYKVVKIVYYWIGNIEDHRIRRIRTPLRSKSEVLVLGSGSSRWRNIGEVPYYVERRPQGALFTNGRLHWLTRGVKNNGRGLIIISFDLLDERFHEVPRPDFSNAADGRNYLLATLQGCLSAVVYKYGHGDLEIWVMKEYNVKETWIKEFKIGANKPESPSTRLQQPKLCILGN from the coding sequence ATGGATTCTTTTATGAAAAAGCCAAGCAAGAAAAGAAACGGGATTGATCGCTTGCCTACTGAAATTGCACTTGATATTTTTTCAAGACTTTCTATTACATCTCTAATGCAGTGTAGGTTTGTATGCAGATCTTGGCAAAACTTGTTACATGACAGAAATCTTGTTAGTCTGCATCTTTCTCAGGTCGAGGAACGCGATCCTTTGCTCATCTTTCACAGTGATTTTCCTATTCGAAATCAGCTTTGTTTTGCAGAGTTTTCTGGTGCAGATGATGATGCTCAAGGAATTGTCAAGAAGATTAGTATCCCTTTTTCTGCTTCGATGCCAGAGTTTACGGTTGTTGGATCTTGCAATGGCTTACTATGTTTATGTGATTCCTTGTATAACGATGCTATCTATATTTATAATCCTTTCACTAATTACTACAAGGAACTGCCTAAAAACAGGCAATATGAAGATGAAATAGTGCTGTGTGGATTCGGGTATCATCCTGAGACCAAGCAGTACAAGGTTGTTAAGATAGTTTACTACTGGATTGGAAATATTGAAGATCATCGTATTCGTAGGATCAGGACACCACTCAGATCAAAATCAGAAGTTTTAGTACTTGGTTCAGGGAGCAGCAGATGGAGAAATATTGGAGAAGTACCTTATTATGTTGAAAGGAGGCCACAGGGAGCTCTTTTTACCAATGGAAGGCTTCATTGGCTTACGCGAGGTGTGAAAAACAATGGTCGCGGTTTAATAATCATTTCTTTTGATCTTTTGGATGAAAGGTTTCATGAGGTTCCGAGACCTGATTTTAGTAATGCTGCTGATGGCCGCAACTATCTGTTAGCTACTCTACAAGGATGTCTTTCTGCAGTAGTCTATAAATATGGACATGGAGACTTGGAGATATGGGTCATGAAAGAATATAATGTGAAAGAGACTTGGATCAAGGAGTTCAAGATTGGAGCTAACAAACCAGAGTCACCCTCTACCAGGTTGCAGCAACCAAAATTATGCATTTTAGGGAATTGA
- the LOC108222746 gene encoding F-box protein At3g07870, translated as MELNLEKPIKKRRCKPEDDTRRNGLDRLPNDIALDILLRLPVISLLQSSFVCRSWHNLRLDQNLATLHLSQAVNRDPLLIFHSDYPLRNELCFAEFPASDDDEKTVRKISTPFSASMPEFTMEGSCNGLLCLSDTLYREAVYIYNPLTRDYKELPKTRQYEDQTVVCGFGYHPGTKEYKVVKIVHHRITNFGSQYVERTKRLAKLRSEVLVFTLGGNAWKNAGRAPFSHVDWRSRQALCTNGRLHWLSFGEYNGEYNNVRGLIIVSFDLADENFYEVPRPDFSVIDGRNYHLAVLRGCLSAAVFEHGLRRDLEIWVMKEYNVKESWTKEFKFKGYVPDSPWDNSLLPVRIRGSEPRRLTLKVLCVLENGGILIEYHFGRLAVYDPEAGRFRIMKFKGMPSLFRTVVHTESLNRIVLPIQL; from the coding sequence ATGGAGCTCAACCTGGAGAAACCAATCAAGAAAAGACGATGCAAGCCAGAAGACGATACTCGAAGAAACGGGCTTGATAGATTACCTAATGACATCGCCCTCGACATACTCTTAAGGCTTCCTGTCATATCTCTACTGCAGTCCAGCTTTGTATGCAGATCTTGGCACAACTTACGGCTCGATCAGAATCTTGCCACCTTGCATCTATCTCAGGCCGTGAATCGCGATCCTTTGCTTATCTTTCACAGTGATTACCCTCTTCGAAACGAGCTTTGTTTTGCAGAGTTTCCTGctagtgatgatgatgaaaaAACTGTGAGAAAAATCAGCACCCCTTTTTCTGCTTCCATGCCAGAGTTTACTATGGAAGGATCTTGTAACGGATTACTCTGTTTATCCGATACCTTGTACAGGGAGGCCGTGTATATTTACAATCCTTTAACCAGAGACTACAAAGAGCTGCCGAAAACAAGGCAGTATGAGGACCAGACCGTCGTCTGTGGATTCGGGTATCATCCGGGGACTAAAGAGTACAAGGTCGTCAAGATAGTCCACCACAGGATTACGAATTTTGGGTCTCAGTATGTCGAAAGGACGAAGAGGCTAGCTAAACTAAGATCAGAAGTTTTAGTTTTCACTTTAGGAGGCAATGCCTGGAAAAATGCTGGACGAGCACCTTTCTCACATGTCGATTGGAGGTCTCGGCAAGCTCTGTGTACTAATGGAAGGCTTCACTGGCTGTCTTTCGGTGAATACAATGGCGAATACAATAACGTACGCGGATTGATCATCGTTTCTTTTGATCTCGCTGATGAGAACTTCTACGAGGTCCCGAGACCTGATTTCAGCGTGATTGATGGCCGCAACTATCATTTAGCTGTTCTCAGAGGGTGTCTCTCGGCAGCAGTTTTCGAACACGGTTTACGCAGAGACTTGGAGATTTGGGTAATGAAAGAGTACAATGTGAAAGAGTCCTGGACCAAAGAGTTCAAGTTTAAAGGCTATGTCCCAGACTCACCCTGGGATAACTCGTTGCTGCCGGTTCGGATTCGGGGAAGCGAACCTCGGAGGCTAACACTTAAAGTTCTATGCGTTTTGGAGAATGGTGGGATTTTGATTGAGTATCATTTTGGAAGATTAGCTGTGTATGATCCAGAGGCTGGAAGATTTAGAATCATGAAATTTAAGGGGATGCCAAGTTTGTTTCGAACAGTTGTACATACAGAAAGCTTGAATCGTATTGTTCTCCCAATTCAGTTGTAA
- the LOC108222748 gene encoding F-box protein At3g07870 — translation MMDFNMEKPTKKRDCKEDEHRSGIDSLPDEIALDIFSRLSVTSLMQSRFVCRYWKNFSFDQNLVSLHLSQAGKRDPLLIFHSDFPIRNQLCFAELFGTDAAAEGIVKKISTPFSASMPEFTVVGSCNGLLCLFDSLYKDAVYIYNPFTRDYKELPKTRQYDEETVVCGFGYHPETNQYKVIKIVYYWIVNFGYPRARSRIRTSHNSKSEVFVLSLGGNAWRNIGEAPYFIQRRSQGALFTCGRLHWQTRGGSKNVRGLVIISFDLADEKFHEVPRPDFSCVADGHTYHLANLKGCLSAIVYKYGSKELEIWVMKEYNVQESWIKEFKIGANLPDSPSTNLLQPVRIWRSSVHRALVRILCILENGKILMEYSAGKLALYDVLSGRYKDITFKGMPSVFQTVVHVGSLNQIDVPIIGNM, via the coding sequence ATGATGGATTTTAACATGGAAAAGCCAACTAAGAAAAGAGATTGCAAAGAAGATGAGCATAGAAGTGGGATTGATAGTTTGCCTGATGAAATCGCGCTTGATATATTTTCCAGGCTTTCGGTAACATCTTTAATGCAGTCCAGGTTTGTCTGCAGATACTGGAAAAACTTTTCATTTGATCAGAATCTCGTCAGCTTGCATCTGTCTCAGGCTGGGAAACGCGATCCCTTGCTCATCTTTCACAGTGATTTTCCTATTCGAAACCAGCTTTGTTTTGCAGAGCTTTTTGGTACTGATGCTGCTGCTGAAGGAATTGTGAAGAAGATTAGTACCCCGTTTTCTGCTTCTATGCCAGAGTTTACTGTTGTCGGTTCTTGTAACGGATTACTCTGTTTATTCGATTCCTTGTACAAAGATGCTGTTTATATTTACAATCCTTTCACTAGGGATTACAAGGAGCTGCCAAAAACAAGGCAATATGATGAAGAAACTGTTGTCTGTGGATTCGGATATCATCCTGAAACTAACCAGTACAAGGTTATTAAGATAGTCTACTACTGGATCGTGAATTTTGGATATCCCCGTGCTCGTAGTAGGATCAGGACGTCGCATAATTCAAAATCCGAAGTTTTTGTACTCAGTTTAGGAGGCAACGCGTGGAGAAATATTGGTGAAGCACCTTACTTTATCCAAAGGAGGTCACAGGGAGCTCTTTTTACTTGCGGAAGGCTTCATTGGCAGACTCGAGGGGGGTCCAAAAATGTCCGCGGCTTAGTCATTATATCATTTGATCTTGCAGATGAAAAGTTTCATGAGGTTCCTCGACCTGATTTTAGTTGTGTTGCTGATGGCCACACGTATCACCTAGCTAATCTAAAGGGATGCCTTTCTGCAATAGTATACAAATACGGATCGAAAGAGCTGGAGATATGGGTTATGAAAGAGTATAATGTACAAGAGTCTTGGATCAAAGAGTTCAAAATTGGAGCTAATTTGCCAGATTCACCCTCTACGAATTTGCTGCAACCAGTACGGATTTGGAGAAGCAGTGTACACAGGGCACTAGTTCGAATTCTGTGCATTTTAGAAAACGGCAAGATCTTGATGGAGTACAGTGCTGGAAAGTTGGCTTTGTATGATGTGCTAAGTGGAAGATACAAAGACATAACATTCAAGGGAATGCCGAGTGTTTTTCAGACTGTTGTTCATGTAGGAAGCCTGAACCAGATCGACGTCCCGATTATTGGTAATATGTAA
- the LOC108222750 gene encoding F-box protein SNE — protein sequence MLSMIMRELDKEKRAKFCINDHIDVLIEILKRLDGRSLGVAASVCRLWCSVTRNDSLWEHLCFRHVYPPPLTIRPIVLALGGYRKLYMVCLRPVLSRLGRRRVWTRHEVELALSLFCVDYYERLMVGGSAGKGGGEAAASSSLMFLCKAVNV from the coding sequence ATGTTGAGTATGATAATGAGGGAGTTAGACAAAGAGAAGAGAGCCAAGTTCTGCATCAACGACCACATTGACGTCCTCATCGAGATACTCAAACGCCTCGACGGCCGCTCACTCGGCGTCGCCGCCTCCGTCTGCCGTCTCTGGTGCTCCGTCACTCGAAACGACTCGCTATGGGAACACCTCTGCTTCCGCCACGTGTACCCTCCGCCTCTTACAATACGGCCCATTGTGCTGGCTCTCGGTGGCTACAGGAAGCTCTACATGGTGTGTTTAAGGCCAGTGCTGAGTCGACTCGGGAGGAGACGCGTTTGGACTCGCCATGAAGTCGAACTAGCTTTGTCGTTGTTTTGCGTGGATTATTACGAGAGGCTGATGGTCGGTGGCAGTGCAGGAAAAGGTGGTGGCGAGGCCGCGGCGTCCTCGTCATTAATGTTCTTATGCAAGGCCGTAAACGTTTAA